The following are encoded together in the Leguminivora glycinivorella isolate SPB_JAAS2020 chromosome 18, LegGlyc_1.1, whole genome shotgun sequence genome:
- the LOC125236190 gene encoding uncharacterized protein LOC125236190, with protein MSPAAEKPLKICIRGLPADTDHRKLQKDLRERDFDPILTRYVPARDKGPGIFCMQLQMNPKTSTVFEVKKLLDLPVRVEAWRGRQGPPQCQRCQGFRHSAAECLREYRCVHCARPHPSKNCNRPYDIPTCANCSGPHAANDFSCPAMRREEIAKKGMVLRTSGYTLATPKPVDESNAKSSLMAEANANWLSSQRKRRRRKTQAKDRLSASPERPESSLKEQETQAAPKPVLKKPVPVMPVSNEVRKSAVPVMNKPKPVSEIIEEALAASKSTKESKQLPKKSSPTVSGNTHIPVQEVQLVVDPVLKKKPLRLEQEIGPTVNRNTNIPVQEIQQVVDPILKESVEQQTQQVSTKPLQLEKAKPVESPKRPDPVRTKVVQECLLVLSSVLSAIQEGDNPVPIILEGIANLCQGA; from the coding sequence ATGTCTCCGGCTGCAGAGAAGCCCCTGAAAATATGCATCAGAGGGCTTCCAGCGGACACTGACCATCGCAAACTTCAAAAGGACCTCAGGGAACGTGACTTCGATCCAATCTTAACCCGATATGTCCCCGCACGAGATAAAGGTCCTGGCATATTCTGCATGCAGCTGCAGATGAATCCGAAAACTTCAACAGTGTTTGAGGTCAAGAAGTTGCTAGATTTGCCAGTGAGAGTAGAAGCATGGCGCGGCCGGCAGGGACCGCCGCAATGCCAACGCTGCCAAGGGTTCCGGCATTCAGCTGCCGAGTGTCTACGGGAATACAGATGTGTGCACTGCGCGCGCCCGCACCCATCCAAGAACTGCAATCGCCCTTATGACATCCCCACCTGTGCCAACTGCAGCGGCCCTCACGCTGCCAACGACTTCTCCTGCCCGGCTATGCGACGTGAAGAAATCGCAAAGAAAGGAATGGTTCTCCGCACCAGCGGCTACACGCTCGCTACGCCGAAACCCGTGGATGAATCTAACGCAAAAAGCTCTCTAATGGCTGAGGCCAATGCAAACTGGTTGAGCAGCCAGCGTAAACGCCGAAGGAGGAAGACCCAAGCCAAGGACAGGCTTTCGGCTTCACCTGAGCGACCGGAATCTTCTTTGAAAGAACAGGAAACTCAAGCGGCGCCCAAACCTGTGCTGAAGAAACCTGTGCCAGTAATGCCAGTATCGAATGAGGTGCGTAAATCGGCCGTTCCCGTTATGAACAAGCCAAAGCCGGTGTCAGAAATAATCGAAGAGGCGCTAGCTGCATCTAAGAGTACCAAAGAATCTAAGCAATTACCCAAGAAGAGCAGCCCTACAGTCAGTGGAAACACTCACATTCCAGTTCAGGAAGTCCAATTGGTGGTGGATCCTGTTTTAAAGAAGAAACCTTTAAGATTAGAACAGGAGATCGGTCCTACAGTCAATAGAAATACTAATATTCCAGTGCAAGAAATCCAACAAGTGGTGGATCCTATTTTGAAGGAGTCTGTTGAACAGCAGACCCAGCAGGTTTCAACCAAACCTTTACAACTGGAAAAAGCCAAGCCAGTAGAATCGCCAAAGAGGCCAGACCCTGTTCGCACTAAAGTTGTTCAGGAATGCCTGCTGGTCTTGTCAAGTGTACTTAGTGCCATACAAGAAGGAGACAACCCAGTTCCCATTATCCTGGAAGGTATAGCCAATCTGTGCCAGGGTGCCTAG